Proteins encoded together in one Armatimonadota bacterium window:
- a CDS encoding glucose 1-dehydrogenase — MELVGKVALVTGAAHGIGRAVAQVLAREGCAVAVHYRTSAAEAEALAAALRAGGRRARAIRADVTVAAEVEALVAEVEETLGGLDILVNNAGIVHRVGWEALDEAAWRRMLDVNLTGAFLCARAAVPAMRRRGGGAIVNVASMRGLIDGGAPHYAVAKAGLLMLTKTLAVALAPTIRVNAVAPGYTETRQQHHLTVAEREQILARIPLGRFAEPEEIARGVLFLVSPRAAYITGQTLVMDGGVSMW, encoded by the coding sequence GTGGAGCTGGTGGGGAAGGTCGCCCTCGTCACCGGCGCCGCCCACGGGATCGGCCGCGCCGTGGCCCAGGTCCTGGCGCGGGAGGGGTGCGCCGTGGCCGTCCACTACCGGACCTCCGCCGCCGAGGCGGAGGCCCTGGCCGCGGCGCTGCGCGCCGGCGGGCGGCGCGCCCGGGCCATCCGCGCCGACGTCACCGTGGCGGCCGAGGTGGAGGCCCTGGTCGCCGAGGTGGAGGAGACGCTCGGCGGGCTGGACATCCTGGTGAACAACGCCGGGATCGTCCACCGGGTGGGCTGGGAGGCGCTGGACGAGGCGGCCTGGCGGCGCATGCTCGACGTCAACCTCACCGGCGCCTTCCTCTGCGCCCGCGCGGCGGTGCCGGCCATGCGCCGGCGGGGCGGCGGCGCCATCGTGAACGTCGCCTCCATGCGCGGCCTCATCGACGGGGGCGCCCCCCACTACGCCGTGGCCAAGGCCGGGCTGCTGATGCTCACCAAGACCCTGGCCGTGGCCCTGGCCCCGACCATCCGGGTGAACGCCGTCGCCCCCGGCTACACCGAGACGCGCCAGCAGCACCACCTCACCGTGGCGGAGCGGGAGCAGATCCTGGCCCGCATTCCGCTGGGGCGCTTCGCCGAGCCCGAGGAGATCGCGCGCGGGGTGCTCTTCCTGGTCTCGCCGCGGGCCGCCTACATCACCGGCCAGACCCTGGTGATGGACGGCGGGGTGAGCATGTGGTGA
- a CDS encoding SpoVR family protein has product MDAYQAIIARIETLARARGLSFDPVYFRMTDSDELAEVASMGLPNRFIHWYWGGAYKELVTQQGKEVFSILELVLNTRPSHAFLRQSNTYLQNVLVIAHVFGHLDFFKNNHWYRKSNKNMLNEAELHARLIRRCAERYGRERVEGLLDALLAVATTVNAFERNPEARRRRLIYYLEERAPLEEWERHLLQSVREEAEYFDLIQRTHIINEGWATFVEAELLREVLSARDWATISVQLSARPAPYTIGYTLFKAIRDGRVPQRVGQGFAAALRVRRDYDDIQLIQDALTEDLLHRLDLFVYDPKEKQKSYNLERVRDMLIEQKLFKGEPHIEVEPGTHQRDLLLVHRDEERKLDPKRIAQFLRAVHSLWRNPVKLRANGKIYTYDRRGFSST; this is encoded by the coding sequence ATGGACGCCTACCAGGCGATCATCGCGCGCATCGAGACGCTAGCCCGCGCCCGCGGGCTCTCCTTCGACCCGGTCTACTTCCGCATGACGGACAGCGACGAGCTGGCCGAGGTGGCCAGCATGGGGCTGCCCAACCGCTTCATCCACTGGTACTGGGGCGGGGCCTACAAGGAGCTGGTCACCCAGCAGGGCAAGGAGGTCTTCAGCATCCTGGAGCTGGTGCTGAACACGCGCCCCAGCCACGCCTTCCTCCGCCAGTCCAACACCTACCTGCAGAACGTCCTGGTCATCGCCCACGTCTTCGGGCACCTGGACTTCTTCAAGAACAACCACTGGTACCGCAAGTCCAACAAGAACATGCTCAACGAGGCGGAGCTGCACGCCCGCCTCATCCGGCGCTGCGCCGAGCGCTACGGCCGGGAGCGGGTGGAGGGCCTGCTGGACGCCCTGCTGGCCGTGGCCACCACGGTGAACGCCTTCGAGCGCAACCCGGAGGCGCGGCGGCGGCGGCTGATCTACTACCTGGAGGAGCGGGCCCCGCTGGAGGAGTGGGAGCGGCACCTGCTGCAGTCGGTGCGCGAGGAGGCCGAGTACTTCGACCTGATCCAGCGCACCCACATCATCAACGAGGGGTGGGCCACCTTCGTGGAGGCGGAATTGCTGCGGGAGGTCCTCTCCGCCCGGGACTGGGCGACCATCTCCGTCCAGCTCAGCGCCCGCCCCGCCCCCTACACCATCGGCTACACCCTCTTCAAGGCCATCCGCGACGGGCGGGTCCCCCAGCGGGTGGGGCAGGGTTTCGCCGCCGCACTGCGCGTGCGCCGCGACTACGACGACATCCAGCTCATCCAGGACGCCCTCACCGAGGACCTCCTCCACCGGCTCGACCTCTTCGTCTACGACCCCAAGGAGAAGCAGAAGTCCTACAACCTGGAGCGGGTGCGGGACATGCTCATCGAGCAGAAGCTCTTCAAGGGGGAGCCCCATATCGAGGTGGAGCCGGGGACCCACCAGCGGGACCTGCTGCTGGTGCACCGGGACGAGGAGCGCAAGCTCGACCCCAAGCGCATCGCCCAGTTCCTGCGCGCGGTCCACTCGCTGTGGCGCAACCCGGTGAAGCTGCGGGCCAACGGCAAGATCTACACCTACGACCGCCGCGGCTTCTCGTCTACGTAG
- a CDS encoding LemA family protein, giving the protein MTGYLIAGAVVLVALYGVLTYNRLVVLRNRIDNAWSQIDVQLRRRYDLIPTLVETVRGYAGHEREVFERVTEARARAIAAGTVAEQGQAENLLTQALRTLFAVAENYPQLRASENFQRLQEELANTEGKIAFARQFYNDTVLRYENLRQSFPAGVLAGLFGFRPREYFEMEEAAREPVPVRFP; this is encoded by the coding sequence ATGACGGGATACCTCATCGCGGGCGCGGTCGTCCTCGTCGCGCTCTACGGCGTCCTCACCTACAACCGGCTGGTGGTCCTGCGCAACCGCATCGACAACGCCTGGTCCCAGATCGACGTCCAGCTGCGGCGGCGCTACGACCTGATCCCCACCCTGGTGGAGACGGTGCGGGGGTACGCCGGCCACGAGCGGGAGGTCTTCGAGCGCGTCACCGAGGCGCGGGCCCGGGCCATTGCCGCGGGCACCGTGGCCGAGCAGGGGCAGGCGGAGAACCTCCTCACTCAGGCCCTGCGCACGCTCTTCGCCGTGGCCGAGAACTACCCGCAGCTGCGCGCCAGCGAGAACTTCCAGCGCCTCCAGGAGGAGCTGGCCAACACCGAGGGCAAGATCGCCTTCGCCCGGCAGTTCTACAACGACACCGTGCTGCGCTACGAGAACCTCCGCCAGTCCTTCCCGGCCGGGGTCCTGGCCGGGCTCTTCGGCTTCCGCCCCCGGGAGTACTTCGAGATGGAGGAGGCGGCGCGCGAGCCGGTCCCGGTGCGGTTCCCCTGA
- a CDS encoding bifunctional nuclease family protein, whose product MKVRGVALDQQMNPVVLLVDHPETMALPIWIGQAEATAIAMELQGVRPPRPMTHDLLRNILGKLSATVTRVVVTDVRDSTYYAEIHVASNGTTLVIDSRPSDAIALALRTDAPIYVEEKVAAQAIQLKKPFDEEMEEWRKFLEQVKPSDFRTMH is encoded by the coding sequence ATGAAGGTCCGAGGGGTCGCGCTCGACCAGCAGATGAACCCGGTCGTCCTCCTCGTCGACCACCCCGAGACGATGGCGCTGCCCATCTGGATCGGGCAGGCCGAGGCCACCGCCATCGCCATGGAGCTGCAGGGCGTCCGCCCGCCGCGCCCGATGACCCACGACCTGCTGCGCAACATCCTGGGCAAGCTCTCGGCCACCGTCACCCGCGTCGTCGTCACGGACGTGCGGGACAGCACCTACTACGCCGAGATCCACGTGGCCAGCAACGGCACCACGCTGGTGATCGACTCGCGCCCCTCCGACGCCATCGCGCTGGCCCTGCGGACGGACGCCCCGATCTACGTCGAGGAGAAGGTGGCCGCCCAGGCCATCCAGCTGAAGAAGCCCTTCGACGAGGAAATGGAGGAGTGGCGGAAGTTCCTCGAGCAGGTCAAGCCCTCGGACTTCCGCACCATGCACTGA